Below is a genomic region from Mycolicibacterium neworleansense.
TTCGTGACGCGGTTCGTGCCGCGGCCGATCTGGCGCAGGTTGCCCCGATGAGCCGCTTGCGCGAAGAGAGAAGGGCCCGGTGATCACCGTGGTCGGCATCGGCGCCGACGGGATGACCGGTTTGTCGCAGACCTCCCGCGATGAGTTGGGAAGAGCGACCGTGGTGTACGGCTCGCCGAGGCAGCTCGAATTGCTCGACGGCAGTGTGACGCCGGACCGTCGCGAATGGCCGTCGCCGATGCTGCCGGCCCTGCCGACTCTTTTCGGCGATGCTGATGTGCACGTGGTGGCCAGCGGTGATCCGATGCTGCACGGCATCGGTGCGACGTTGATCCGGTTGTTCGGCAAGCAGCGGGTGCGGGTGCTGCCGCACGTGTCGAGCGTGACGCTGGCCTGTGCGCGGATGGGCTGGACGGTGCCCGATACCGAGGTGATCAGCCTGGTCACCGCCGAACCGCACACTGCGGTGCGTCGCGGCGGCCGTGCGGTCGTGCTGTCCCGCGATGCGCAGACCCCCGTGACGCTGGCCCAGCTGTTGGACGAATCCGGCCGGGGCGACTCGGAATTGACCATCTTGGAGCAACTGGGCGGGCCGGGGGAGCGCCGTCACGACGGCACCGCCCGGGACTGGGCGTCGGCCGGGCCCATGGGTGTGGACGACCTCAACGTGGTGGCGGTGGTCTACCGTCCCGATGATCGTCGGGCCCATGCACTGCCCGACGAGGCGTTCGCCCACGACGGACAACTGACCAAGCAGTCCATCCGGGCGGTCACCCTGGCGGCACTGGGGCCGCGGCCCGGAGAACTGTTGTGGGATGTCGGCTCGGGCTCGGGAAGCATTGCGATCGAATGGTCGCGCAGCGCACCGGGATGCTCGGCGGTCGCCTTCGAACGTGACGAGCAGCGCCGCGACCGGCTCGTCGGCAACGTCACGGCCTTCGGGGTGCGCGTGGACGTGCGTGGCGGCGCCCCGGAGGCCCTCGACGGTGCGGTCGAGCCCGACGCGATCTTCATCGGCGGCGGGGTCACCCAGCCCGGATTGCTGCAGGCCTGTTTCGACCGGCTGCCCGCCGGCGGGCGGCTCGTGGTCAACGCGGTCACGCTGGAGTCTGAAGCGGTTGTGGCGCAATGGTATTCAAAGGAAGGTGGCGAGGTGCGGCGATATCAGCACTACCAGGGTGGCGCGATCGGCGGATTCACCGGCTGGCGCCCGGCACTGCCGGTCACCCAATGGGCGGTGGTGAAGCGATGACGGTGTACTTCATCGGCGCGGGTCCGGGCGCTGCTGATCTGATCACCGTGCGCGGTGCCCGGTTGCTCGGCAGTTGCCCGGTGTGCCTGTACGCCGGGTCGATCATGCCCGACGACCTGCTGGCGTTGTGCTCGGCCGATGCCAAGGTGGTGGACACCGGGCCGCTGAACCTCGACCAGATCATCGACGAGTTGGTGGCCGCGGACAAGGCGGGTGTGGATGTGGCACGGCTGCATTCGGGTGACCCGTCGATCTACAGCGCGCTGGCCGAGCAATGCCGCAGGCTCGACAAGCTGGGCATCGGCTATGAGATCGTGCCGGGCGTACCGGCGTTCGCCGCGGTGGCCGCCGCGCTGGGCCGGGAGCTCACCGTGCCCGGCGTCGCCCAGACCGTCACCCTTTCCCGGGTGGCCACTCTGTCCACGGCGATGCCCGAGGGCGAGGACCTGGGTACCCTGTCGGCGCCGGGGGCGACGCTGGTGCTGCACCTGGCCGCCGCGCAGATCGACAACATCGTCCCGCAGCTCATCGACGGCGGGTACCGCCCCGAAACCCCGTGCGCTGTGGTGGCATTCGCCAGCTGGCCGCAGGAGAGCGTGTTGCGCGGCACCCTGGCCGACATCGCCGAGAAGATGCATGCGGCCGCGGTGACCAAGACCGCGGTGATCGTCATCGGCGATGTCCTTGCCGCCGAGGGATTTTCCGACAGCTACCTGTACTCGTCAGGGCGGCGTCGTGGGGCCACCCACTGATGAAAGTGCTCCTGCTCGGCGGTACCGGCGAGGCCCGTGCCCTGGCCGCGCGTCTGCACCCCGAGGTCGAGGTGATCAGCTCGCTGGCCGGCCGGGTTCCGGATCCGGCGTTGCCGGTCGGCCCGGTGCGTATCGGTGGGTTCGGCGGAGTGGACGGGATGCGCCAGTGGCTGGTCGACGAGCATGTCGACGCGGTGGTGGATGCCACCCATCCCTTCGCGGCCACCATCACCGCGCACGCCGCGCAGGTCTGCGCTCAGCTTGAGGTGCCTCATCTGGTGCTGGCCCGGCCCGCCTGGGGGCCGGGGTCGGCGATAGTGGTGGGGTCGGACACCGAAGCAGCCGACACCGTCGCCAACAACGGCTATTCGCGGGTCTTCTTGACCACCGGCCGGTCCGGAACCGGGGCGTTCAAAGGCGTCGACGCGTGGTTCCTGATCCGTGCGGTCACCCCACCGGACGCCGACACCCTGCCGGCGGATCATGAGCTGCTGCTCTCCCGCGGCCCGTACGACTACGAGGGTGAGCTGGCTCTGTTGCGCGAGCACCGTATCGAGGCGCTGGTGACCAAGAACAGTGGCGGCGCGATGACCGAGCCGAAACTGCGCGCGGCGGCGGCCGCCGGGGTACCGGTGGTGATGGTGGACCGTCCGCCGCTGCCGCCCGGGGTGCATACGGTGACGACGGTTGAAGAGGCGGCCGCTTGGGTTCGGGCCAAAATCGCAGGCTGAAGCGGCCGGCAGCAGTAGGCTCCGAACCGTGGCGGAGACGTCATACGCACCGTGCGGCGGTCTGAGTCTCGCCTACCAGGTATTCGGAGACGGACCCGTCGAGCTCGTCTACGCCGGGTCTTTCGTCAGCCACCTCGAGCTGTTTTGGACGATGCCCGAGTTCGAGGCCTTCATGGACCGGCTCTCCAGCTTCTGCCGCGTCCTGCTGTTCGACAAGGCCGGCGTCGGGTTGTCGGACCCCGTGCCCCAGGTGCGCACGTTGGAGGATCGGGCTGCCGAGATCGAGGCGGTGATGGACGCCGCCGGTTTCGGACGGGCCGTCTTGTTCGGGGTGAGTGAAGGTGGCCCCGCCACCACCCTGTTCGCGGCGACCCGGCCCGAGCGGACCCGGGCCTTGATTCTCACCGGCACGTTCGCGTACTTCGGCATCGCCGGATGGGATGACTTCGACCGCGACCCGGCCGACCTCCATGCGCGGATGCTGACCGAGGTGGGCGCGGGGTACGCGCCGTCGGCCGCGCAGTTCGCCCGATTCCAGGAGTTCGGCCGCGCGAGCGCCTCGGGCTGGGGTACCGGCGCAGCACTGAGATGCCTGCTCCCTACGTTCGGGTCGGTCCGCCAACTCGGGATGTTCGAGCGCATGAGCGCCAGCCCCGGGATGGCCCGGGCCACGCTGGAAGCCGCGTTCCGGATCGACGTCCGGCCGATCCTGCCCACCATCGCGGTGCCCACTCTGGTAATCCATGCCACCGGCGATCTCGTCCCGGTCCAAGGCGGGCGGTACCTCGCCGAGCACATCCCGGGTGCCCGGATGCTCGAGGTCGACGGCACCGATCACGTTCCCTGGATCACCAATCCCGACGAGATCACGACCGAGATCGAGGAGTTCCTGACCGGCAGCCATGGCGCACCGTCGCAATCGCACCGGGCGCTGCGCACGGTGTTGTTCACCGACATGGTCGCCTCGACCGAGCATGCCGCGGCCACCGGCGACGAGCGGTGGCGCGCGGTGCTCCATCGCGTCGGCGACACCACCGCGGAACTGGCAACGCGATTCGGGGGCACAGTGGTGAAGAGCACCGGTGACGGCCACCTGGTCACCTTCGACGGCCCGACACAGGCGATCCGCTGCGCCGAGGCCGTGCGCGATCAGACCAAGACGGCGGGCGTAGAGATTCGCGCCGGAATCCACACCGGCGAATGTGAACTGTTCGACGGCGACATCGGCGGAATCGCGGTCCATATCGCGGCGCGCATCCTGGCACTGGCCGGTGCGGGAGAGATCCTGGTGTCCAGCACCGTCCGCGATCTGGTGGTGGGCTCGGGGACCGGCTTCGACGACCGTGGTGATGTCGAGTTGCGAGGTGTGCCCGGCACCTGGCGGCTCCTGGCGGTCGACCGCCACGGAGCACGGGCCGGATCGACCGAGGCCGTACTCGCTTCTGTGCCGACTCCTGGGCCCAGGCCGACGATGCGCCGATCGGATCACGCCATGGCGATGATGGCAAAACGGATGCCCAGCCTCATGCGCGGGATGGCTCGGGTCACCCCGAGTGCCCGCTTCAGCAGGTGACCCCGGTCAGGTGTTGATCAGCTCGAGCGTGCCGAGCTCCCGGATCGCCTGGCAACCGCGCTGAGCCATCACCACCATCATGTCGTCACCGCGCTCGGTGGAACTGGCGAAGGCTGTTCCGAGCACCGTGATCAGTGGTGCCTGCAGCATGCCCAAACGATAGTCCTGCCAACAGGTTTCACGGTCGTATCCGGTGACGCCGTGGGACAGCACCCGTTCGTGGTACGCCTCGACGAGGTCGGCTTCGGCCGCCGCCCGCACGGCCGGGTCCAGGCTGGTCGCGGTGAAGTACGACAGGTCGCGGGACGGCAGGCCGGAACCGAGTGTCTGCCAGTCCACCACGGTGATCCGGGTGCGGTCGGGGTCGAACAGCATGTTGTCCAGGCGGTAGTCGCCGTGAAGGATGGCGAATCGTTCCGGTTCGGCCAGCAGCCACGGGGTGACCATCGACATGGCCGTGCGCATGGTGTCGTGATCTTCGGCGCTGAGCCGGTCGCCGAGTTTGTCCAGGGTGATGTCGGCCGCCATCTTGGCGACATCGCCGAATCCCTTGGCGGAGTCGGGTTCCGGCTTGGGCATCGCGATACCGGGGAAGTTCGCCCACCGCGGGTCCGCCCACGTCGGCCCGTGCAGATCCGCGAGCGCCAGGACGGCAAGGGTGGCCTCGGCCGGTGTGCAGCCGGCGATCTGATCGCCTTGTTCGGCCGGTGCCATGTCAGCCAGGAGTAGGACGAAATCAGCTCCCTCGCCGGCGATTTCGCAGTGGTGACAGCGGGGGACGGGGATCTGCACGTGGTCGGCCACGTTGGTGTAGAAGGCGTGTTCCGAGCGGTAGCCGATCGTGACGCGGTCACGCACCGTCTCGTCCTGCGACGGCAACTTGACCGCGAACGTGGCAGGCAGGCCGGCGTCGTCACGGTAGGTGACCGACACCCGGTAGGTGGCACCCGTCTGACCCGTACCGATCGGCGCGGTCTGCACCGAAGCCACCTCGGCGCCGAGCACCTGCGACAACCATGCGGCGGTCACCTCGGCGGGCGTGCCGGGAATCGACTTGGGGATCGGCCCCGCCGTGGTCACTGCACTGCTCCGAAAATCGAGCCCATCCACATCGCCTCCGCACCTTCCAGCAGTTGTTGTCGAGACAATGGCCCACCGACGATGAACCGTTCCAGCAGTCGGTCGTTGAATTCCATGAGCAGGGTCGCCAGCACCACGGGATCGACACCGCCGGGGGCGCGTCCTGCGGTCCGCTCGGCGGTGATGACCGCTGCGACGGTGGGGACGAAGGACTCGCGGGCGGCGTCCCACAGATCCCGGACTGCCCCGCTGGACCCGCGGGCCTCCAACATCGCCTGCACCAGGTATCGGTGATCCTCGGCGGTCCGCAGGACGGCCTCGATGGTGTCGTGGACGCGGTCACGCGGCGGTCGGGTGGTGTCGGCCAGGATGTGGTTGGCGGCGAACAACGCCTCGTACATGGGCTCGACCAGGGCCGCGACTGCCGTGGCCTTGTTCTCGAAATAGAAATAGAAGGCCGAGCGGCCGACTCCGGCCTGCCGGGCGACCTCGGCGATGTTGAGCGCGTCGAACCCGGTCTGCCTCAGATGGTCGTCGAGGGCGACAAGGATCGCGGTCCGCCGCTGGTCACTGCGTTGCGGTTGGCGCCGGTCGACCGGCGACCGTACACCTGCGCCCTGCTGTGCCACGCGTCTCCCATCCACATGATGTGACGCCGGACACTAATAGCGATTTTGACAAACGTCAATGTTCGTCGACAGAAGTCAGATCGTCGGCGATCAGCCGTCTCAGTTCCTCGGAGGCGGCCCGGCGGACCGTGTCGGCCTCCTCACGCAGACCACGGATCTGCGCCTCGATCGCGTTGACCCGATCTTGCAGTTGCGCGAGCTGCTCGACCTGGCGACGACGGAGTTCACCCTCCGGACCGTCGGAGCCGAGCACCTTGAGCTGTTCGGCGATCTGGCTCTGCGCGGCGTAGTCCTCGGCGCGGCCGGCGTCCAGGCGCTCACGTTCGGTGTCGAGGCGGTCGGCCTGCTCCCACCGCCGGAGTACACCGGAGAGTTCGTCGATGGTGGATGCGTCCAGCGACCGTCCGGCCAGCCATTGCTCCAGCTGGCGCGGGGACAGGTCGTGGTAGGCGATCTCGGAGTAGATCGGCCAGGTTTCCAAGACCGTGGCTTCGACGGTCTGGTGCCCAGGCACCGAAACCCGGACCCGGTGCCAGGTCCCGTCGTCCTCGGTATCGGCCACGCCGTCCAACGGGACAATCCGGTGGTCTGGAAGCCGGATCAATTCGAAGATGACGTCGACAGCCTCGTCATGGTCGTTCTGGGCCCGAAGCCGGTAGCGCTTCTCGACCCGCTGCTCCTCGACCACTGCGTCGTGGGCCAGACGTACCCGGGCGGTCACCCTGCCGGCCTTGCTCGTGGAACGACAGCGCACCGCAAGATCTTTCGCGAACGCCAGCCGCACCGTCGCGTCGCGCGCGGTGAACGGCATCATCGCCTCACCGGCGTAGCTGTCCTGCTCGTGTCCGTCGCGTTCATAGATGACGACGGGCCCTTCCTCCAGCACCACGCCGGTGTTGTTGGTGAAGGCCAGCACCACGTCGGGGGCCGGTGCACCGTCCCGCCAGACCAGCTCGCGGCGGACCCCGTCGACACGGGACACCGCCAACGGCACCATCGCGGCACCGCCACGCTTCAGTGACACCGGAGCCGTCAACCGGTACTCGAAATACTCGCCGCTGTCAGCGGTTTCGACCTCGGCCACGGCCTCCTCGTAGGCGCCGAAGGCGCCGTCGGCATCCGGCATCGCGGCCGGCGCCGCCATTGCGCTCGCGACGCCCCGGGTCTTCCGGCCGATGGCGACACGTTCCTGTTCCTCGACGACGGCACGGCGCACCTTCCTACCGTGGTACAGATCGATGTCGAACGAGATCGGTTGCCCGGTGGTCAAAGTCAACGCAACGTCGGTGAGATCCTCGTCGATCGGGTTGTGCACGATGCCCATGGCGGCCACGACCAGCGCATCACCGTCACGTACCAATCGATACGAGACCCGCCACATGGGTGCCGGAACGATGTAGGAGAGCCGAGCCTGCTCGGCCCGCCCCCGAATCTGTACGGTCACCTGGCAATCCTGGCCCGCGGTCGCGGCACGCGAACGGTCGATCAGATAGGCCAGGTCGGCACGGGACGGATCTTCGATCAAATCGACCCGCTCGGCGTCGGCCAGATCGACCAGGCTCACGGCACCGGCTTCGGTGCGCAGCACCAGCAGGCGGCGGTGCTCTGCGGAGTCGTCGAGACCGATAACCTCGCCGCGGTGACGACTGTCGCCGCAGCGGATCTCCACCGCGCGGCCACGCAGTGCCTCGATGAGTCCGAGCAGTGCTCCGCCCGGCTCCAGCAGCAGGTTGCGGTCGGCCAGTTCGGTGCGTGGATCGGTCGGGCTGTCGAATGCGACGGTGCCCATCGACGCCTGCCCGCCGGTGATCTCGACCGACAGCGACTTCAGCACGTCCTTCATGTCGTCCCGGCGAAACGTCAGCTCGAAATCGCCGTCGACGGGTCCGGAGCGGCTGACGTAGGCCACACCGTGCTTGTACATGACGAGACGATCCACCGCCGGGCGTGAGCTCATCCCGCGACCCTAGTCCGCACCGCGAAATTCGGTGGGGGAGGCGGGCGGACGGATCAGCTCGGGTAATGCCGCGGGGTGAACACCCGGTCCTCGGTGGTGTCGCCGGCGGCCGAACCGGTGTACCACTGCGTCTGCGACGAGCCGATGATCAGCATGGTGCGCATGTCCACCTGGGCCGGATCCAGATCGGCCAGCCGCACCACGGTCACCCGCTCACCCGGACCGGGCTGCGCACCGGAGACGGCCCGGGCGACGACCACCGGTGTGCTCGGATCCCGGTACTCCAGCAGCAGTTCGCGCATGGCGCCCACCTGCCAGGTGCGGGTCTTGGAGGCCGGGTTGTAGATCGCCAGCGCCAGATCGGCCTTGGCCGCGGCCCGCAGACGTTCGACGATCACGTCCCACGGCTTGAGCCGGTCGGACAGCGAGATCACCGCGTAGTCGTGGCCGAGCGGGGCGCCCACCCGGCTGGCGACCGCCTGCGCCGCCGTCATCGCCGGAATCACCCGGACCTCGA
It encodes:
- the cbiE gene encoding precorrin-6y C5,15-methyltransferase (decarboxylating) subunit CbiE, with product MITVVGIGADGMTGLSQTSRDELGRATVVYGSPRQLELLDGSVTPDRREWPSPMLPALPTLFGDADVHVVASGDPMLHGIGATLIRLFGKQRVRVLPHVSSVTLACARMGWTVPDTEVISLVTAEPHTAVRRGGRAVVLSRDAQTPVTLAQLLDESGRGDSELTILEQLGGPGERRHDGTARDWASAGPMGVDDLNVVAVVYRPDDRRAHALPDEAFAHDGQLTKQSIRAVTLAALGPRPGELLWDVGSGSGSIAIEWSRSAPGCSAVAFERDEQRRDRLVGNVTAFGVRVDVRGGAPEALDGAVEPDAIFIGGGVTQPGLLQACFDRLPAGGRLVVNAVTLESEAVVAQWYSKEGGEVRRYQHYQGGAIGGFTGWRPALPVTQWAVVKR
- the cobM gene encoding precorrin-4 C(11)-methyltransferase — its product is MTVYFIGAGPGAADLITVRGARLLGSCPVCLYAGSIMPDDLLALCSADAKVVDTGPLNLDQIIDELVAADKAGVDVARLHSGDPSIYSALAEQCRRLDKLGIGYEIVPGVPAFAAVAAALGRELTVPGVAQTVTLSRVATLSTAMPEGEDLGTLSAPGATLVLHLAAAQIDNIVPQLIDGGYRPETPCAVVAFASWPQESVLRGTLADIAEKMHAAAVTKTAVIVIGDVLAAEGFSDSYLYSSGRRRGATH
- a CDS encoding cobalt-precorrin-6A reductase, whose protein sequence is MKVLLLGGTGEARALAARLHPEVEVISSLAGRVPDPALPVGPVRIGGFGGVDGMRQWLVDEHVDAVVDATHPFAATITAHAAQVCAQLEVPHLVLARPAWGPGSAIVVGSDTEAADTVANNGYSRVFLTTGRSGTGAFKGVDAWFLIRAVTPPDADTLPADHELLLSRGPYDYEGELALLREHRIEALVTKNSGGAMTEPKLRAAAAAGVPVVMVDRPPLPPGVHTVTTVEEAAAWVRAKIAG
- a CDS encoding adenylate/guanylate cyclase domain-containing protein — encoded protein: MAETSYAPCGGLSLAYQVFGDGPVELVYAGSFVSHLELFWTMPEFEAFMDRLSSFCRVLLFDKAGVGLSDPVPQVRTLEDRAAEIEAVMDAAGFGRAVLFGVSEGGPATTLFAATRPERTRALILTGTFAYFGIAGWDDFDRDPADLHARMLTEVGAGYAPSAAQFARFQEFGRASASGWGTGAALRCLLPTFGSVRQLGMFERMSASPGMARATLEAAFRIDVRPILPTIAVPTLVIHATGDLVPVQGGRYLAEHIPGARMLEVDGTDHVPWITNPDEITTEIEEFLTGSHGAPSQSHRALRTVLFTDMVASTEHAAATGDERWRAVLHRVGDTTAELATRFGGTVVKSTGDGHLVTFDGPTQAIRCAEAVRDQTKTAGVEIRAGIHTGECELFDGDIGGIAVHIAARILALAGAGEILVSSTVRDLVVGSGTGFDDRGDVELRGVPGTWRLLAVDRHGARAGSTEAVLASVPTPGPRPTMRRSDHAMAMMAKRMPSLMRGMARVTPSARFSR
- a CDS encoding phosphotransferase family protein produces the protein MPKSIPGTPAEVTAAWLSQVLGAEVASVQTAPIGTGQTGATYRVSVTYRDDAGLPATFAVKLPSQDETVRDRVTIGYRSEHAFYTNVADHVQIPVPRCHHCEIAGEGADFVLLLADMAPAEQGDQIAGCTPAEATLAVLALADLHGPTWADPRWANFPGIAMPKPEPDSAKGFGDVAKMAADITLDKLGDRLSAEDHDTMRTAMSMVTPWLLAEPERFAILHGDYRLDNMLFDPDRTRITVVDWQTLGSGLPSRDLSYFTATSLDPAVRAAAEADLVEAYHERVLSHGVTGYDRETCWQDYRLGMLQAPLITVLGTAFASSTERGDDMMVVMAQRGCQAIRELGTLELINT
- a CDS encoding TetR/AcrR family transcriptional regulator; translated protein: MAQQGAGVRSPVDRRQPQRSDQRRTAILVALDDHLRQTGFDALNIAEVARQAGVGRSAFYFYFENKATAVAALVEPMYEALFAANHILADTTRPPRDRVHDTIEAVLRTAEDHRYLVQAMLEARGSSGAVRDLWDAARESFVPTVAAVITAERTAGRAPGGVDPVVLATLLMEFNDRLLERFIVGGPLSRQQLLEGAEAMWMGSIFGAVQ